The following are from one region of the Flavobacteriaceae bacterium UJ101 genome:
- the leuC gene encoding 3-isopropylmalate dehydratase (Catalyzes the isomerization between 2-isopropylmalate and 3-isopropylmalate, via the formation of 2-isopropylmaleate; Belongs to the aconitase/IPM isomerase family. LeuC type 1 subfamily.; KEGG: eco:b0072 3-isopropylmalate/(R)-2-methylmalate dehydratase large subunit), with protein MNRTLFDKVWDAHIVRSIEDGPDVLFIDRHLIHEVTSPVAFLGLENRGIGVMYPNRTFATADHNTPTVNQHLPVEDPLSANQLKALEQNSNKYGISHWGLGHEKNGIVHVVGPENGITLPGMTIVCGDSHTSTHGAFGAIAFGIGTSEVEMVLSSQCIMQPKPKKMRITVNGKLGHGVTPKDVALYIISQITTAGGTGHFIEYAGEVFENMTMEGRMTVCNLSIESGARGGMIAPDQTTFDYIKGREQAPKGEKWEELVAYWKTLKTDQEATFDKEYTFDASNIEPMITYGTNPGMGIGISQKIPTVSQAKENEATYKKSLDYMGYNESDPISGKKVDYVFVGSCTNGRIEDFRAFASIVKGKKKAENVTAWIVPGSHIVEAQIKEEGILDILTEAGFALRQPGCSACLAMNDDKIPAGKYAVSTSNRNFEGRQGPGARTMLASPYTAAAAAITGVVTDPREFL; from the coding sequence ATGAACAGAACACTATTTGATAAAGTATGGGACGCTCATATAGTACGATCCATTGAAGATGGACCAGATGTACTTTTTATTGATCGTCATTTAATTCATGAAGTTACGTCTCCTGTAGCTTTTCTAGGACTAGAAAATAGAGGGATTGGTGTGATGTATCCCAATAGAACATTTGCTACAGCAGATCATAACACACCTACTGTTAACCAACATTTGCCAGTTGAAGATCCACTATCAGCCAATCAATTGAAAGCATTGGAACAAAATTCAAATAAATATGGAATATCACATTGGGGATTAGGACACGAGAAAAATGGAATTGTTCACGTAGTGGGACCTGAAAATGGAATTACCTTACCGGGTATGACTATTGTATGTGGAGATTCACATACATCTACTCATGGAGCTTTTGGAGCTATTGCATTTGGAATAGGTACTTCTGAAGTAGAGATGGTACTTTCCTCACAATGTATTATGCAGCCTAAACCTAAAAAAATGCGTATTACGGTAAATGGAAAATTGGGTCATGGTGTTACACCAAAAGATGTAGCATTGTACATTATTTCACAAATAACAACCGCTGGTGGTACAGGTCATTTTATTGAATACGCAGGAGAGGTTTTTGAAAATATGACAATGGAAGGCCGTATGACAGTATGTAATCTGAGTATTGAGAGTGGTGCACGTGGTGGAATGATTGCTCCCGATCAAACTACTTTTGATTATATAAAAGGAAGAGAGCAAGCTCCTAAAGGTGAAAAATGGGAAGAGTTAGTAGCGTATTGGAAAACATTAAAAACAGATCAAGAAGCTACTTTTGATAAAGAATATACATTTGATGCTTCCAATATAGAGCCGATGATAACCTATGGAACAAATCCAGGTATGGGAATAGGAATCTCGCAGAAAATTCCGACCGTTTCTCAAGCAAAAGAAAATGAAGCAACCTATAAAAAATCATTAGATTATATGGGGTATAATGAATCAGATCCAATCTCAGGTAAAAAAGTAGATTATGTATTTGTAGGAAGTTGTACGAATGGTCGAATTGAAGATTTTCGAGCTTTTGCATCTATTGTGAAAGGAAAGAAAAAAGCAGAAAATGTAACCGCATGGATTGTTCCAGGTTCTCATATTGTTGAAGCTCAGATTAAAGAGGAAGGAATATTAGATATTTTAACAGAAGCAGGTTTTGCTTTACGTCAACCGGGTTGTTCTGCATGTTTGGCAATGAATGATGATAAAATTCCAGCAGGAAAATATGCTGTGAGTACATCTAATCGAAATTTTGAAGGACGTCAAGGGCCTGGCGCACGTACAATGTTGGCGAGTCCATATACTGCAGCTGCAGCTGCTATTACTGGAGTTGTTACGGATCCTAGGGAGTTTTTATAA
- the leuD gene encoding 3-isopropylmalate dehydratase (Catalyzes the isomerization between 2-isopropylmalate and 3-isopropylmalate, via the formation of 2-isopropylmaleate; Belongs to the LeuD family. LeuD type 1 subfamily.; KEGG: phe:Phep_3426 3-isopropylmalate/(R)-2-methylmalate dehydratase small subunit), translating into MAYDKFNILTSTAVPLPIENVDTDQIIPARFLKATERKGFGDNLFRDWRYNVDGTPKESFVLNNPIYGGKILVGGKNFGSGSSREHAAWSVYDYGFRCVISSFFADIFKGNCLNVGVLPVQVSEEFVEKIFRAIEADPKTEIEVNLPEQKVILKATGEAESFEINSYKKENMLNGYDDIDYLQAMKTEIADFEIKRPF; encoded by the coding sequence ATGGCATACGATAAATTTAATATATTAACTAGTACAGCAGTACCTCTTCCTATTGAGAATGTGGATACCGATCAAATTATACCAGCACGATTTTTAAAGGCAACAGAACGTAAAGGCTTTGGAGATAATCTTTTTAGAGATTGGCGTTATAATGTAGATGGAACTCCAAAAGAAAGTTTTGTTTTAAATAATCCAATTTATGGAGGAAAGATATTAGTAGGAGGAAAGAACTTTGGTAGTGGATCTTCACGAGAACATGCAGCATGGTCTGTATATGATTATGGTTTCCGTTGTGTTATCTCTTCCTTTTTTGCAGATATTTTCAAAGGAAATTGTTTAAATGTAGGAGTTTTACCTGTTCAGGTTTCAGAAGAATTTGTAGAGAAAATATTTCGAGCAATTGAAGCAGATCCTAAAACAGAAATTGAAGTTAATCTACCTGAACAAAAAGTGATTTTAAAAGCAACTGGGGAGGCTGAATCTTTTGAAATAAATAGTTATAAAAAAGAAAATATGTTAAATGGCTATGATGATATAGATTATTTACAAGCCATGAAAACAGAAATAGCTGATTTTGAAATAAAAAGACCTTTTTAA